In Helicobacter mastomyrinus, the sequence TGATAATGTGCCTCATTAGAATATAGAGTATGCAAATGCCATAAACAGAAACTTAAAGTCCAATTCATAAAACTTCTTTGCACTGATGAAAAAATCCCCATTTTTATAAGTGAATCTTGCCATTTTGATACAGAGGATAAAAACAAAGTTGGATTCTTGTCCCTGCTGCTCTCTAGCGAAGTAGCGTGTTTGCGATGTGTGAAAAGCATTTTTTCACACACGCTTATAGAATCTGCTCTTACTAATGAGCTAAAAGTAAAAAGTAAATCATCGCTTGGTGATTTCACAGGCTCAAAGCGCAAATTATGAGATTCTATAAAGGCGCTATTATAGAGCTTATCCCACGCCCACCCGACACAAAATCCAAACACATAATCACCCAAATCTTTATAATCAAATCTCTCTTTTTGCGGGAGCAAGTCTAAACGCAAAGCCCAATCCATAGGCACTATATTGCCATCTTGGCTTAACTCCTCGCTTTGAGCTATAACTATTTGCGCTTGTGTCTGTAATGCTCTTTGCACTAAAGATTCTATGGCAAAAGGACGCATATAATCATCGGAATCAAAAATTAAAACCCACTCTCCTTTTGCCCTCTCTAATCCTGTATTTCGTGCTGCACCTCCGCCTTGATTCTCTTGCTCTAAATAAATGATTCTGCAATCTCTTTTTGCATACTCTTGCACGATTTGCCCACTTTTATCGGTGCTGCCATCATTTATGCAAATAATTTCTATTTCACGCAAACTTTGATTTATCACAGAATCTAAGCATTCTCTCAAATATTTTTCTACATTATAGATTGGGATTATCACAGATACGAGGGGTTTCTCTTGAGTCTTAACATCTTGCATTACTATCCTTTAAGTTTCTAAAATGAGCCAAAAATACACCAAGTAGCACAAAAAGAAAAAGTTGTCCATCGCGCACAGGAAAACAATCAAAAACATTTGCTACAACCAAGCCCAAAAGAGCCAAGCCTATGCTTCCCATAAAGAGTTGCTGTATATTTACATTGGAGCGAAAATCAATTTTTGCCTTATAAAGTGCGTAGAAAAAATATCCCACAAATAAGCTAAATCCTATAAAGCCTACAAGTCCTAGCTCAAAAAAGATTGATGAAGGGTAGTTATGATTATGCGCGTGAGCAGATATAAAAGTATCCTCATAAGGAGTAAGCGAAAAGGGGTGATTGATAGAATCTAGTGGAAAAATCTGCTGAATATTAAAAGGGAACTGCTGAAAGTGATAGCCATTAGGACGCAATGGATTATCAGCTATGGCAAGGAGCGTGGATTTAAGCTTAGAGATTCTATCGAGTGCCGAGTATTCCATTGTGATGTCTGCTTGTTTGTCTAAAGAATGCACAGAACATTGCGTTTGCTTACCTGTTAGACAATACTCCCCTGCAAACTGCCCCATTTCCGCGGGAGGTGTATGCCATACCTGCATAAAATTATTGACTATCTTATGAAAATTAAATCTATCCTGCCACGAGGAGCTAAAATGATATAGAGCAAAAGCACCTAAACAAAGCGTAAGCAATAAGCTAAAAAAAGTTATTTTTTTGCGCTTATAGGTAAAAAATACCAAAGGCGCGCACATCATACTTATAAGTGCCAAAGCCCCGAATCTCCCGCCATTACACACAAAGGCGTAGATTCCTAAAAGTGTAAATATGCCAAAGATGTATTTTGCAAACCCCCTTGTTTTTAAAAAGCCCACATAAGCAAAGCTAAAGGCAAAGAGTAAATAAAAGCTATATCCCGTAGCAGGGATATGATAATGCGGTAATTTCGCACGATAGCCGAGATTCCCACCTCCATTGGCATAAAAATCATAAATTGTAACCAAAGGGTGATAGAAAACAACACAGCAGAGTAAAAGAAAAAATATCCTCTGTTGGCTGTGCTTCAAGGAAAGTGTAAATAAAAAACTCATTATCATAAAAAGACTAGGTTCAAGGAGATACCAACGAATAAGCTTCTTTGTCTCTGACACATTTACCGCAAAAAAAAGCGAGATATATGCCATTATCACAACAATAGCCATAAAGCTAAGAGGCAAGATAAGGGTTTTGATAGATTTCAAATCTCGCCAAAAACAAAGCAGATACATACCAAATGCGACATACAGCAAATTAATGGGGATTTTGATATGTATATAGCTATAAGAAAATGGCACAATAGCTAAAGTAACCACCACAAGTAGCATACACAGCCATAGGACAATTTCACCGAGATGAAAACGCGCTATTTTCACATCTGCAAGATTGCAAAGCTTATGCAAAAAGTGCGTATTTTTCTGTGAAGTATATTGACTTAAAGCATTTTGCTCTAAATTATCTTGTGGAGTATTTTTCTGTGAGATCCTAGAATCCATTTAGCTCTCCCTTGCCTCTTTGAACTCTGTCACACATTTAGGATTTAGCCTCACCTAGATATTTCTTTATCACTCGTAATTTACATACATAAAATCGCTTCACATCGCCATCACTCACCCAACCGAGCCATTTTCTTTTTGCTCTAAATTTAAAAAAGACTAAGGGTAGTTCTTTTATTTTAAGATTCTCTTGTGTTTTTTTATAAGCAATCCATACATTAAATAATCGCTCGCTCAAAAACCCAAAAACTCTTGCTTGATAACTATCATAATTTTTATAAGCACTCAAAGGCTCAATGGCAAACAAAATATCAAAAATCCACTCACAATATTCAAGATATAATGCCTTTTTCATAATATACATATTTGCAATATACCAAAACAAAGGCTTTTTGTGGAGTGTATCGAGTGCAATTTGATACATCTGCGGATATTTTGAAGCGATATACTCTAAAGCCAAATCCATATCCTTAATATAATGCACCTCATCATATAATTCATATAATGATAAATGTTGTGCTCTTTGCTTATCATCGTGGTCAATAACCAAAGTTGGAAGCACTATATCATAACCCTTTAGAGATTCAATAATATTTTGAGGATTAAGCCCATATTGTTGATAAAAATCACTAAAAAAACCTCTTATGGAATCATAATAACATTTTTGTGTTCTAGGCATATCAAAATGAGTAGAATCTCTAAAATCAAACACTCTACGATAATGAAATAACCCATAATAATCTGCTTCAAGATTCTTCCACGCCCAATACATTGCGGTGAGTTCGCAAAAATAAGGGTTAAGCTCACTAATATGCTCTCCATTATTATCATATAAAAGTGGCACTCCCACCTTTTGACAAAGTCGCTCCAGCTCATTTTTTATCTGTGGTTTTGCATTTTCCGCACCCAAAAGTATAGGCTGCAAACATTCATTTGCAATAATAGGGCTAACTTTGTGATAGCAGACTAAAATTTTTATATTCATTCCTTACTCCTTGCATTTTCACTAATATTGTGGGGGGGGGGGGGCGAAATAGGTTTTTTGTATATACGAAGAAATAAAAAATAATATCGCTCACAATCATTTGAGCCGACTTTACCAAAGAATTTACTTTGCCTACTATAAAGGAGTTTGCTTTTTACTTCACGGACATTCAACTTACGCATTTTTAGCTGGTAGTGAAGCCATACATTAAAAAGCCACTCACCCAAAAATCCAAA encodes:
- a CDS encoding glycosyltransferase family 2 protein — protein: MQDVKTQEKPLVSVIIPIYNVEKYLRECLDSVINQSLREIEIICINDGSTDKSGQIVQEYAKRDCRIIYLEQENQGGGAARNTGLERAKGEWVLIFDSDDYMRPFAIESLVQRALQTQAQIVIAQSEELSQDGNIVPMDWALRLDLLPQKERFDYKDLGDYVFGFCVGWAWDKLYNSAFIESHNLRFEPVKSPSDDLLFTFSSLVRADSISVCEKMLFTHRKHATSLESSRDKNPTLFLSSVSKWQDSLIKMGIFSSVQRSFMNWTLSFCLWHLHTLYSNEAHYQLFVALKRALRDLGISHYPKAAFYNQTHYKQMRYILCIPLWLHRLNTWRICDIRGIFRLRLSKKGSVIRIFGKTLYSNGSDYL
- a CDS encoding DUF4422 domain-containing protein, whose amino-acid sequence is MNIKILVCYHKVSPIIANECLQPILLGAENAKPQIKNELERLCQKVGVPLLYDNNGEHISELNPYFCELTAMYWAWKNLEADYYGLFHYRRVFDFRDSTHFDMPRTQKCYYDSIRGFFSDFYQQYGLNPQNIIESLKGYDIVLPTLVIDHDDKQRAQHLSLYELYDEVHYIKDMDLALEYIASKYPQMYQIALDTLHKKPLFWYIANMYIMKKALYLEYCEWIFDILFAIEPLSAYKNYDSYQARVFGFLSERLFNVWIAYKKTQENLKIKELPLVFFKFRAKRKWLGWVSDGDVKRFYVCKLRVIKKYLGEAKS